From the genome of Tachysurus vachellii isolate PV-2020 chromosome 2, HZAU_Pvac_v1, whole genome shotgun sequence, one region includes:
- the LOC132842019 gene encoding stimulated by retinoic acid gene 6 protein-like isoform X3 has translation MQNRWSYGFAFGAVTPFMIKLMIITTNTLNFPPYLRVLELVITALMVSIACMPLFACLSTPHRLIGGILGLLCSTFWLIALLWKLILCGKPLYNDPRINLLNWVSEGEVKVKVKLHNIPQLLCMVFLMCRFCSIIQKGMKNRIRNYMQEEVENHEYKHVQRLLRRPTELSVQKSWFQRKVYEWDPYFKFPNRIIATVVLCFLSLYMIITTEQVYYWTWTEKIYSFFDDYIQESTLEKHLNYFTYTWYLSAACATVFSLAHISQLLVYYRKHIKSLRAGEKKYLPKKYRLNAVYGVMGFLKYPGYQIAFSMWGYVIVHVAMLTIGLMFVYLVISPIEEEGFLKWLNCLAMSLANFITLIALMGLQRVMCQIFFLQDKVSPTDKDKPLALKNRRAFHNFNYFFFFFNMILGLMNSLLRVIKSAAVGLMLVSRIERTIMPEGFEKLDSSYCMWVGMIVADHYHTNPVLVCFCHLLLKHTSEGIKDEGYSRLNREPLEKDRVRIRWQLVYTLLRNPKLILLRKKHKQKNFKDGELAFAWAISNTA, from the exons tattgGAGCTCGTGATCACTGCCCTGATGGTCAGCATTGCCTGCATGCCGTTATTTGCCTGTCTGTCCACCCCACACCGGCTGATTGGAGGCATCCTGGGGCTGCTCTGTTCTACCTTCTG GTTGATTGCACTGCTGTGGAAACTGATCTTGTGTGGAAAACCTCTATACAATGATCCTCGAATAAATTTGTTAAATTGGGTGAGTGAAGGTGAagtgaaggtgaaggtgaag TTACACAACATCCCACAGTTACTCTGCATGGTGTTCCTGATGTGTCGCTTTTGCTCTATCATCCAGAAGGGTATGAAGAACCGCATACGGAATTACATgcag GAGGAGGTGGAGAATCACGAGTACAAACATGTACAGCGTTTACTGAGAAGACCCACTGAATT GTCTGTGCAGAAGAGCTGGTTTCAGAGGAAAGTGTATGAGTGGGATCCGTATTTTAAATTCCCAAACAGGATCATCGCCACCGTCGTGCTCTGCTTCCTCAGTTtgtacatg ATAATAACAACAGAGCAGGTTTATTATTGGACTTGGACcgaaaaaatatatagtttttttgaCGATTACATTCAAGAGTCCACCCTTGAAAAACACCTAAACTATTTCAcat ACACCTGGTACCTCTCAGCAGCTTgtgccacggtcttttccctcGCTCACATTAGCCAGTTGTTGGTGTATTACAG GAAGCACATCAAATCACTGCgagctggagaaaaaaaatacttgccGAAGAAGTACAGACTGAATGCTGTGTAtggtgtg ATGGGCTTTTTAAAGTATCCTGGCTATCAGATCGCCTTCTCCATGTGGG GTTATGTGATCGTGCACGTGGCCATGTTAACCATTGGCCTGATGTTTGTTTACCTGGTTATATCACCGATCGAGGAAGAAGGATTTCTCAAATGGCTGAATTGTTTGGCCATGAGTCT TGCGAATTTCATCACCTTGATCGCACTGATGGGGCTGCAGCGCGTAATGTGCCAAATATTCTTCCTGCAAGACAAAGTTTCACCTACAGATAAAGACAAGCCGCTAGCACTCAAGAACAG GAGGGCCTTTCACAACTTcaactacttcttcttcttcttcaacatGATCTTGGGTCTGATGAACAGCTTGTTGCGGGTCATTAAAAGCGCTGCCGTGGGGCTGATGTTGGTGTCTCGCATCGAGCGGACCATAATGCCTGAGGGCTTCGAGAAACTGGACTCGA GTTACTGTATGTGGGTGGGAATGATTGTAGCAGATCACTATCACACAAATCCAGTCCTGGTGTGTTTCTGCCACCTGCTGCTCAAACACACGTCAGAGGGTATCAAGGATGAAGGCTACTCACGGTTAAACCGAG AGCCTCTAGAGAAGGACCGAGTTCGCATTCGCTGGCAGCTCGTCTACACCTTACTGAGGAACCCAAAACTCATCCTGCTGAGGAAGAAGCACAAACAAAAGAACTTCAAAGACGGTGAACTGGCCTTCGCCTGGGCCATCTCCAATACAGCgtaa
- the LOC132842019 gene encoding stimulated by retinoic acid gene 6 protein-like isoform X4: protein MVLWFCLRSRDTVYDQTDDNYNQHAEFSTLLKGIGARDHCPDGQHCLHAVICLSVHPTPADWRHPGAALFYLLLHNIPQLLCMVFLMCRFCSIIQKGMKNRIRNYMQEEVENHEYKHVQRLLRRPTELSVQKSWFQRKVYEWDPYFKFPNRIIATVVLCFLSLYMIITTEQVYYWTWTEKIYSFFDDYIQESTLEKHLNYFTYTWYLSAACATVFSLAHISQLLVYYRKHIKSLRAGEKKYLPKKYRLNAVYGVMGFLKYPGYQIAFSMWGYVIVHVAMLTIGLMFVYLVISPIEEEGFLKWLNCLAMSLANFITLIALMGLQRVMCQIFFLQDKVSPTDKDKPLALKNRRAFHNFNYFFFFFNMILGLMNSLLRVIKSAAVGLMLVSRIERTIMPEGFEKLDSSYCMWVGMIVADHYHTNPVLVCFCHLLLKHTSEGIKDEGYSRLNREPLEKDRVRIRWQLVYTLLRNPKLILLRKKHKQKNFKDGELAFAWAISNTA from the exons tattgGAGCTCGTGATCACTGCCCTGATGGTCAGCATTGCCTGCATGCCGTTATTTGCCTGTCTGTCCACCCCACACCGGCTGATTGGAGGCATCCTGGGGCTGCTCTGTTCTACCTTCTG TTACACAACATCCCACAGTTACTCTGCATGGTGTTCCTGATGTGTCGCTTTTGCTCTATCATCCAGAAGGGTATGAAGAACCGCATACGGAATTACATgcag GAGGAGGTGGAGAATCACGAGTACAAACATGTACAGCGTTTACTGAGAAGACCCACTGAATT GTCTGTGCAGAAGAGCTGGTTTCAGAGGAAAGTGTATGAGTGGGATCCGTATTTTAAATTCCCAAACAGGATCATCGCCACCGTCGTGCTCTGCTTCCTCAGTTtgtacatg ATAATAACAACAGAGCAGGTTTATTATTGGACTTGGACcgaaaaaatatatagtttttttgaCGATTACATTCAAGAGTCCACCCTTGAAAAACACCTAAACTATTTCAcat ACACCTGGTACCTCTCAGCAGCTTgtgccacggtcttttccctcGCTCACATTAGCCAGTTGTTGGTGTATTACAG GAAGCACATCAAATCACTGCgagctggagaaaaaaaatacttgccGAAGAAGTACAGACTGAATGCTGTGTAtggtgtg ATGGGCTTTTTAAAGTATCCTGGCTATCAGATCGCCTTCTCCATGTGGG GTTATGTGATCGTGCACGTGGCCATGTTAACCATTGGCCTGATGTTTGTTTACCTGGTTATATCACCGATCGAGGAAGAAGGATTTCTCAAATGGCTGAATTGTTTGGCCATGAGTCT TGCGAATTTCATCACCTTGATCGCACTGATGGGGCTGCAGCGCGTAATGTGCCAAATATTCTTCCTGCAAGACAAAGTTTCACCTACAGATAAAGACAAGCCGCTAGCACTCAAGAACAG GAGGGCCTTTCACAACTTcaactacttcttcttcttcttcaacatGATCTTGGGTCTGATGAACAGCTTGTTGCGGGTCATTAAAAGCGCTGCCGTGGGGCTGATGTTGGTGTCTCGCATCGAGCGGACCATAATGCCTGAGGGCTTCGAGAAACTGGACTCGA GTTACTGTATGTGGGTGGGAATGATTGTAGCAGATCACTATCACACAAATCCAGTCCTGGTGTGTTTCTGCCACCTGCTGCTCAAACACACGTCAGAGGGTATCAAGGATGAAGGCTACTCACGGTTAAACCGAG AGCCTCTAGAGAAGGACCGAGTTCGCATTCGCTGGCAGCTCGTCTACACCTTACTGAGGAACCCAAAACTCATCCTGCTGAGGAAGAAGCACAAACAAAAGAACTTCAAAGACGGTGAACTGGCCTTCGCCTGGGCCATCTCCAATACAGCgtaa
- the stra6l gene encoding STRA6-like isoform X2 — protein sequence MASKCIQMDLFLHVSLAPSLCIVALLSYLQHREKNHPFEERFPYLKGRFGIVVPLDFMGSMRNRWSYGFAFGAVTPSVLLLFSESYTPFPVPSWARRTQTFLYLVGALEVGVAYLPFFLCLSTSRRALGGILGLLYTVAWFTVGLLDVILCPQGEVLGDYQKVITQGPFLLCLSFLVGRFISMVVKDVRIHLQFENEQQVEEEKLIHSYQYKYVQTLLRRHPEQPVEKSWIRRNVYDSDQYFKFPNRMIGTAVICLIGLYMMTLADYSLSGFIYQKMLAVISSLEDLAKSNNNTENLLISLIPLISEFSHVASKSWIVTTLFTTLTSVTYTFHVLVCYRKHMKRLREGKKNFLPERYHKPSSALSVAAITRYSGWQIAFTLWGYLIVHYVQFMFALLFAYLVVLPIQKVGFLPWFSSLVTLLLTIFIVVSLVVVQVVMVQIFFLQDKLSPNDKDKPLALNNRRAFNNFNYFFFFYNVIMGMGNCMLRLINSCIVGTWLVPRIDRTIMQRGYEVMDPGYATWVGMIITDHHHSNPVLLCFCHLLLKHTLQRQRAANTYAQSDTAEFPGVSRVRTRWLLLYTMLRNPKLILVRKRHHSNNPNSNEDPLNIARVITMSSQLEKKQHIEQHNDNDATV from the exons AT ggcgAGTAAATGTATACAGATGGATCTCTTCCTCCATGTGTCTCTTGCTCCCTCT TTGTGTATTGTAGCACTGTTGTCCTACCTGCAGCACAGAGAGAAGAATCACCCATTTGAGGAGAGATTCCCGTATTTAAAGGGCCGATTCGGCATCGTGGT GCCGCTGGATTTCATGGGCAGCATGAGGAATCGTTGGTCGTACGGTTTTGCTTTCGGTGCTGTTACTCCCAGCGTCCTGCTGCTCTTCTCTGAGTCCTACACACCATTTCCTGTTCCGTCCTGGGCCAGACGTACACAAA CATTTCTGTATTTGGTTGGTGCTCTGgaggtgggcgtggcctatctgccattctttctctgtctgtcaacATCACGCCGAGCACTCGGAGGAATTCTGGGTCTGCTGTACACTGTGGcctg gtttaCTGTAGGATTATTAGACGTTATCTTATGTCCACAAGGTGAA gttctGGGTGATTATCAGAAGGTAATAACACAGGGGCCATTTCTTCTGTGTCTGAGCTTCCTGGTTGGACGCTTCATCAGTATGGTAGTGAAGGATGTGAGAATTCATTTACAGTTTGAAAACGAGCAGcag GTTGAAGAGGAGAAACTTATTCATTCTTATCAGTACAAATATGTCCAAACCCTACTGAGACGACATCCAGAACA GCCTGTGGAGAAGAGCTGGATAAGGAGGAATGTGTATGACTCGGATCAATATTTTAAATTCCCAAACAGAATGATTGGAACCGCCGTCATCTGCCTCATCGGTCTGTAcatg atgactcTGGCAGATTACAGTCTGAGTGGATTTATTTATCAGAAGATGTTAGCAGTGATCAGCTCTCTGGAGGATTTGGCCAAATCCAATAACAACACAGAGAATCTCTTAATTTCATTAATACCTCTCATCTCCGAGTTCAGCCATGTAGCCAGCA agtCCTGGATTGTCACCACGCTTTTCACTACGCTGACATCTGTTACATACACGTTTCacgtgttagtgtgttacag GAAGCACATGAAGCGGTTGCGGGAAGGAAAGAAGAACTTCTTGCCAGAGAGGTACCACAAACCGAGCTCTGCTCTTAGTGTG GCTGCGATTACACGATATTCAGGCTGGCAAATTGCATTTACACTTTGGG GTTATCTTATTGTGCACTATGTGCAGTTCATGTTTGCGCTGCTGTTTGCGTACCTGGTTGTGTTACCGATCCAGAAAGTTGGGTTCCTTCCCTGGTTCTCCAGCCTGGTCACCTTACT GCTGACGATCTTCATCGTGGTCTCTCTGGTGGTGGTGCAGGTTGTGATGGTTCAGATCTTCTTCCTGCAGGACAAGTTATCACCTAACGATAAAGATAAACCTTTAGCACTCAACAACAG gagaGCCTTTAACAATTTcaactacttcttcttcttttataacGTAATCATGGGGATGGGCAACTGCATGCTCAGGCTGATAAACAGCTGCATTGTGGGTACTTGGCTTGTTCCACGCATTGACCGGACCATCATGCAGCGGGGCTACGAGGTCATGGATCCag GTTATGCTACATGGGTGGGGATGATAATAACAGATCATCATCACAGTAATCCAGTTCTGCTGTGTTTCTGCCACCTgctgctcaaacacacactgcagagacaGAGGGCTGCGAACACATACGCTCAGTCTGACACTGCAG AATTCCCAGGAGTCAGCAGGGTCCGCACTCGCTGGCTTCTCCTCTATACCATGCTCAGAAACCCAAAACTCATTCTGGTGAGGAAGAGACACCATAGCAACAATCCTAATAGCAACGAAGATCCACTCAACATCGCCCGGGTGATAACAATGTCATCACAGCTtgagaaaaaacaacatatcGAACAGCACAACGACAATGATGCTACAGTCTGA
- the stra6l gene encoding STRA6-like isoform X1: protein MASKCIQMDLFLHVSLAPSLCIVALLSYLQHREKNHPFEERFPYLKGRFGIVVPLDFMGSMRNRWSYGFAFGAVTPSVLLLFSESYTPFPVPSWARRTQSLTLHYTLYTTHYTLHTISCSVLGQTYTKSHTTLHTVHYTLYTTHHFLFRPGPDVHKVSHYTTHCTLHTIHYTPFPVPSWARPFLYLVGALEVGVAYLPFFLCLSTSRRALGGILGLLYTVAWFTVGLLDVILCPQGEVLGDYQKVITQGPFLLCLSFLVGRFISMVVKDVRIHLQFENEQQVEEEKLIHSYQYKYVQTLLRRHPEQPVEKSWIRRNVYDSDQYFKFPNRMIGTAVICLIGLYMMTLADYSLSGFIYQKMLAVISSLEDLAKSNNNTENLLISLIPLISEFSHVASKSWIVTTLFTTLTSVTYTFHVLVCYRKHMKRLREGKKNFLPERYHKPSSALSVAAITRYSGWQIAFTLWGYLIVHYVQFMFALLFAYLVVLPIQKVGFLPWFSSLVTLLLTIFIVVSLVVVQVVMVQIFFLQDKLSPNDKDKPLALNNRRAFNNFNYFFFFYNVIMGMGNCMLRLINSCIVGTWLVPRIDRTIMQRGYEVMDPGYATWVGMIITDHHHSNPVLLCFCHLLLKHTLQRQRAANTYAQSDTAEFPGVSRVRTRWLLLYTMLRNPKLILVRKRHHSNNPNSNEDPLNIARVITMSSQLEKKQHIEQHNDNDATV from the exons AT ggcgAGTAAATGTATACAGATGGATCTCTTCCTCCATGTGTCTCTTGCTCCCTCT TTGTGTATTGTAGCACTGTTGTCCTACCTGCAGCACAGAGAGAAGAATCACCCATTTGAGGAGAGATTCCCGTATTTAAAGGGCCGATTCGGCATCGTGGT GCCGCTGGATTTCATGGGCAGCATGAGGAATCGTTGGTCGTACGGTTTTGCTTTCGGTGCTGTTACTCCCAGCGTCCTGCTGCTCTTCTCTGAGTCCTACACACCATTTCCTGTTCCGTCCTGGGCCAGACGTACACAAAGtctcacactacactacacactgtacactacacactatacactacacaccattTCCTGTTCCGTCCTGGGCCAGACGTACACAAAGtctcacactacactacacactgtacactacacactatacactacacaccattTCCTGTTCCGTCCTGGGCCAGACGTACACAAAGtctcacactacactacacactgtacactacacactatacactacacaccattTCCTGTTCCGTCCTGGGCCAGAC CATTTCTGTATTTGGTTGGTGCTCTGgaggtgggcgtggcctatctgccattctttctctgtctgtcaacATCACGCCGAGCACTCGGAGGAATTCTGGGTCTGCTGTACACTGTGGcctg gtttaCTGTAGGATTATTAGACGTTATCTTATGTCCACAAGGTGAA gttctGGGTGATTATCAGAAGGTAATAACACAGGGGCCATTTCTTCTGTGTCTGAGCTTCCTGGTTGGACGCTTCATCAGTATGGTAGTGAAGGATGTGAGAATTCATTTACAGTTTGAAAACGAGCAGcag GTTGAAGAGGAGAAACTTATTCATTCTTATCAGTACAAATATGTCCAAACCCTACTGAGACGACATCCAGAACA GCCTGTGGAGAAGAGCTGGATAAGGAGGAATGTGTATGACTCGGATCAATATTTTAAATTCCCAAACAGAATGATTGGAACCGCCGTCATCTGCCTCATCGGTCTGTAcatg atgactcTGGCAGATTACAGTCTGAGTGGATTTATTTATCAGAAGATGTTAGCAGTGATCAGCTCTCTGGAGGATTTGGCCAAATCCAATAACAACACAGAGAATCTCTTAATTTCATTAATACCTCTCATCTCCGAGTTCAGCCATGTAGCCAGCA agtCCTGGATTGTCACCACGCTTTTCACTACGCTGACATCTGTTACATACACGTTTCacgtgttagtgtgttacag GAAGCACATGAAGCGGTTGCGGGAAGGAAAGAAGAACTTCTTGCCAGAGAGGTACCACAAACCGAGCTCTGCTCTTAGTGTG GCTGCGATTACACGATATTCAGGCTGGCAAATTGCATTTACACTTTGGG GTTATCTTATTGTGCACTATGTGCAGTTCATGTTTGCGCTGCTGTTTGCGTACCTGGTTGTGTTACCGATCCAGAAAGTTGGGTTCCTTCCCTGGTTCTCCAGCCTGGTCACCTTACT GCTGACGATCTTCATCGTGGTCTCTCTGGTGGTGGTGCAGGTTGTGATGGTTCAGATCTTCTTCCTGCAGGACAAGTTATCACCTAACGATAAAGATAAACCTTTAGCACTCAACAACAG gagaGCCTTTAACAATTTcaactacttcttcttcttttataacGTAATCATGGGGATGGGCAACTGCATGCTCAGGCTGATAAACAGCTGCATTGTGGGTACTTGGCTTGTTCCACGCATTGACCGGACCATCATGCAGCGGGGCTACGAGGTCATGGATCCag GTTATGCTACATGGGTGGGGATGATAATAACAGATCATCATCACAGTAATCCAGTTCTGCTGTGTTTCTGCCACCTgctgctcaaacacacactgcagagacaGAGGGCTGCGAACACATACGCTCAGTCTGACACTGCAG AATTCCCAGGAGTCAGCAGGGTCCGCACTCGCTGGCTTCTCCTCTATACCATGCTCAGAAACCCAAAACTCATTCTGGTGAGGAAGAGACACCATAGCAACAATCCTAATAGCAACGAAGATCCACTCAACATCGCCCGGGTGATAACAATGTCATCACAGCTtgagaaaaaacaacatatcGAACAGCACAACGACAATGATGCTACAGTCTGA
- the stra6l gene encoding STRA6-like isoform X3, with protein MASKCIQMDLFLHVSLAPSLCIVALLSYLQHREKNHPFEERFPYLKGRFGIVVPLDFMGSMRNRWSYGFAFGAVTPSVLLLFSESYTPFPVPSWARPFLYLVGALEVGVAYLPFFLCLSTSRRALGGILGLLYTVAWFTVGLLDVILCPQGEVLGDYQKVITQGPFLLCLSFLVGRFISMVVKDVRIHLQFENEQQVEEEKLIHSYQYKYVQTLLRRHPEQPVEKSWIRRNVYDSDQYFKFPNRMIGTAVICLIGLYMMTLADYSLSGFIYQKMLAVISSLEDLAKSNNNTENLLISLIPLISEFSHVASKSWIVTTLFTTLTSVTYTFHVLVCYRKHMKRLREGKKNFLPERYHKPSSALSVAAITRYSGWQIAFTLWGYLIVHYVQFMFALLFAYLVVLPIQKVGFLPWFSSLVTLLLTIFIVVSLVVVQVVMVQIFFLQDKLSPNDKDKPLALNNRRAFNNFNYFFFFYNVIMGMGNCMLRLINSCIVGTWLVPRIDRTIMQRGYEVMDPGYATWVGMIITDHHHSNPVLLCFCHLLLKHTLQRQRAANTYAQSDTAEFPGVSRVRTRWLLLYTMLRNPKLILVRKRHHSNNPNSNEDPLNIARVITMSSQLEKKQHIEQHNDNDATV; from the exons AT ggcgAGTAAATGTATACAGATGGATCTCTTCCTCCATGTGTCTCTTGCTCCCTCT TTGTGTATTGTAGCACTGTTGTCCTACCTGCAGCACAGAGAGAAGAATCACCCATTTGAGGAGAGATTCCCGTATTTAAAGGGCCGATTCGGCATCGTGGT GCCGCTGGATTTCATGGGCAGCATGAGGAATCGTTGGTCGTACGGTTTTGCTTTCGGTGCTGTTACTCCCAGCGTCCTGCTGCTCTTCTCTGAGTCCTACACACCATTTCCTGTTCCGTCCTGGGCCAGAC CATTTCTGTATTTGGTTGGTGCTCTGgaggtgggcgtggcctatctgccattctttctctgtctgtcaacATCACGCCGAGCACTCGGAGGAATTCTGGGTCTGCTGTACACTGTGGcctg gtttaCTGTAGGATTATTAGACGTTATCTTATGTCCACAAGGTGAA gttctGGGTGATTATCAGAAGGTAATAACACAGGGGCCATTTCTTCTGTGTCTGAGCTTCCTGGTTGGACGCTTCATCAGTATGGTAGTGAAGGATGTGAGAATTCATTTACAGTTTGAAAACGAGCAGcag GTTGAAGAGGAGAAACTTATTCATTCTTATCAGTACAAATATGTCCAAACCCTACTGAGACGACATCCAGAACA GCCTGTGGAGAAGAGCTGGATAAGGAGGAATGTGTATGACTCGGATCAATATTTTAAATTCCCAAACAGAATGATTGGAACCGCCGTCATCTGCCTCATCGGTCTGTAcatg atgactcTGGCAGATTACAGTCTGAGTGGATTTATTTATCAGAAGATGTTAGCAGTGATCAGCTCTCTGGAGGATTTGGCCAAATCCAATAACAACACAGAGAATCTCTTAATTTCATTAATACCTCTCATCTCCGAGTTCAGCCATGTAGCCAGCA agtCCTGGATTGTCACCACGCTTTTCACTACGCTGACATCTGTTACATACACGTTTCacgtgttagtgtgttacag GAAGCACATGAAGCGGTTGCGGGAAGGAAAGAAGAACTTCTTGCCAGAGAGGTACCACAAACCGAGCTCTGCTCTTAGTGTG GCTGCGATTACACGATATTCAGGCTGGCAAATTGCATTTACACTTTGGG GTTATCTTATTGTGCACTATGTGCAGTTCATGTTTGCGCTGCTGTTTGCGTACCTGGTTGTGTTACCGATCCAGAAAGTTGGGTTCCTTCCCTGGTTCTCCAGCCTGGTCACCTTACT GCTGACGATCTTCATCGTGGTCTCTCTGGTGGTGGTGCAGGTTGTGATGGTTCAGATCTTCTTCCTGCAGGACAAGTTATCACCTAACGATAAAGATAAACCTTTAGCACTCAACAACAG gagaGCCTTTAACAATTTcaactacttcttcttcttttataacGTAATCATGGGGATGGGCAACTGCATGCTCAGGCTGATAAACAGCTGCATTGTGGGTACTTGGCTTGTTCCACGCATTGACCGGACCATCATGCAGCGGGGCTACGAGGTCATGGATCCag GTTATGCTACATGGGTGGGGATGATAATAACAGATCATCATCACAGTAATCCAGTTCTGCTGTGTTTCTGCCACCTgctgctcaaacacacactgcagagacaGAGGGCTGCGAACACATACGCTCAGTCTGACACTGCAG AATTCCCAGGAGTCAGCAGGGTCCGCACTCGCTGGCTTCTCCTCTATACCATGCTCAGAAACCCAAAACTCATTCTGGTGAGGAAGAGACACCATAGCAACAATCCTAATAGCAACGAAGATCCACTCAACATCGCCCGGGTGATAACAATGTCATCACAGCTtgagaaaaaacaacatatcGAACAGCACAACGACAATGATGCTACAGTCTGA